From one Solanum stenotomum isolate F172 chromosome 12, ASM1918654v1, whole genome shotgun sequence genomic stretch:
- the LOC125848883 gene encoding ninja-family protein AFP3-like — protein MEKTEENRENLRNVELNLSLLFSGGSSGSQRSVASNLTQLESQQPPNGWESAKEVGEKLRKFLHSMPCVFYDGPNGKKTKGYLLYSSVRREDLKIVCACHASFLTPAEFVKHGGGGDVENPLKHIDIVLA, from the exons ATGGAGAAAACtgaagaaaatagagaaaacttGAGGAATGTGGAGCTGAATTTA TCTTTGTTGTTTTCAGGTGGATCAAGTGGATCACAAAGAAGTGTTGCTTCAAATTTGACTCAGCTTGAATCCCAACAACCACCTAATGGAT GGGAAAGTGCTAAAGAAGTTGGAGAGAAGCTGAGGAAGTTCTTGCACTCCATGCCTTGTGTTTTTTATGATGGACCAAATGGAAAGAAGACTAAAGGATACTTATTATACTCGTCTGTGAGGAGAGAAGATCTAAAGATAGTTTGTGCTTGTCATGCTAGTTTTCTGACCCCAGCTGAATTTGTCAAACATGGTGGTGGAGGTGACGTTGAAAACCCTTTAAAGCATATAGATATAGTTCTTGCCTGA